Part of the Armatimonadota bacterium genome is shown below.
ACCCTGTCATATCCTTCCATGCGACTTTCACTTGGTATTCGCCCTCGGCATAGGCACCGATGGCGTATTTGTCGAACGGGAAAGTCAGGCCGAATTTGGAGATGATGAACTTCCGATTGGTTTCCTCAGGCAACGTGTCGATCTCATCCATGCCCCGTTCGCGTTTGGCGGCGTTTGCCCGCGGGAGCACGATGACGTCGAGGATATCTGATTCGGTGACGCCCGGTGCCAGCAGGTCTTTGAGGGTGAGTTGTTGGGCCTTGCCCCTGATGAGCGCTACATTGACGACTTCCGTCCAGCCGTTGGGGTGGGCGCCACCGGAGTAATTGTAAGTGTCAATCAGAACGCTGACCAAGTTCGGGGTTGCCATCGATACCGTGCATCCAACTTCGTGCTCCCAAGGGGCAACGGGCTTGTAGCCGGGCTCCATCGCATCTTTTTTGAATTCGACGATATCACCCATCACTGCCGATTTGATGAGTGTGTTGGCTAAATTGTTGACCGCAGATTTGGGGGAGAGTTCGACCCAGTGGAGGTTGAGTTCATATTTGCCCTTTTTGGTGTCATGCAAGGATTTATGGGTGATCTTTGTATCGGCG
Proteins encoded:
- a CDS encoding DUF3298 and DUF4163 domain-containing protein, with product MPLAAAALVVLAFADTKITHKSLHDTKKGKYELNLHWVELSPKSAVNNLANTLIKSAVMGDIVEFKKDAMEPGYKPVAPWEHEVGCTVSMATPNLVSVLIDTYNYSGGAHPNGWTEVVNVALIRGKAQQLTLKDLLAPGVTESDILDVIVLPRANAAKRERGMDEIDTLPEETNRKFIISKFGLTFPFDKYAIGAYAEGEYQVKVAWKDMTGLINTKVIPFAVP